The DNA region acctgcagctcactcgataagaagaagaagactgcAATTTGCAGTTGAAATGCGATCCGTCTGTCTAAATATACAGAAATACATAATCTATGAAAACAGCTGTCTAGCTATCATGGTTCTtgagatacagcttggtgacaCGGATAAACGGACAGACAGACGAACGACAGCAAAGTCTTAGCTATAGGCACCCCTTTTACTCTTTggttacggaaccctaaaaacgagcATTAGCATCCCGCCGAAACATCTCTGCGCATCCGAATAAGATCCCAGCcttcctggggcccgattctcctaattttacttaagcgtcatacgattcacgttcgactcgatttgactgatatccaatcccgactcgattacgattgaagcgtatgtggcattccgctattttttctttgaaataaacgtttttatccttttctgtcattcaataatgaatcattttgtctgcaaattatttacgattgcaaaatgattgtacagcaaactaccgtatagaccaaaatcaccaaaatagcagaccaatcgcacaccaatcaaatgtcaatcgaatacgattggtcttttattagtagcagaatgcccgatacggttaaaactgctattgcggtcatactgcgattcgatttctattcgattttgacattattaacttaggagaatcgggccccagtacgTATATAAGTATGTCATGTCAATACACATACTTTTAATCATTAAAATGCATAAAACTCTTATTATTCACGGAACGTATCgactttaataaaaacaaacaatgaaaAGGTACTTACATTGTTGAAATACTGTGTTGGTATTTTAATAACACGCTTGTTATAAAATACGcactttcaattttaatatacaaCGCAGTCACCAAGGAGATTCTACAGACACATTGACCTGATTGGTGTCTAATCTAACTAATGTTTATATCAAGACGGCTGTTGCCAgactgtatttaaaataaaacgtatttattttttgccccgttacttaactttaagtCCCCAAATTCGTGGTATTCCCCAGATATAAAAGTTATGTTGAAGTTGACTTCTGCACAAAAATGAGTGAGATCCTTTATGCACAACCACTAAAAAttacaacaattttattaatatatggGTCCGTCTTATCAACACCCTAATGATAATTACCTAAGCTAAGTTATAAATCatttagataatgattatagtAATTCCCAGCTTAAAGAATGCTGTCATTAGTAAAAAATACAGTCCTTTCGTTCGCATAAAATGCGTATATTGAAATGTTGCAACGCGTTCCAGATCAATTAACTTCCGGGATGACATTTAGAGAGCATTACTGGACAtgagctttattttaatttgtaacaaaaaatctGACTACAGCTAATGCCACTTAAAAATATACTAATTACCATTAATTAAGAAAGactaaaaaatcataaaaaatgtgAATCTTCCATGTTTGAcagcaaaaagaaaatatataaaaccagAAACTTAACGTTGACAGATATGACAGATTCTTTTACAATCCAGCGACTCCCGATTTATGAAACGGAACGCGCCCCTTGACATAAAAcgaaaatagtattttattacaattacaaCAAATACGCAggtcttttgttttgtgtttaaaatgAGTATGAGCGTGCGCGAAGAAGAAAGGGGGAAGACTACATGCCCAAGCCGCGGTCTCGGTATTGCGGCCGCCGCTATCGGCGTCGGGGTTGGGGCAGCGTTATACTACTTCTTCAGCAAACGGCCAGAAAATCCGAATTCACAAGGTTCCACCAGCGATTGGAATTGTGAGCAACAACAAGCCTTGTAAGTATGAACATAAGACTCATTTTTGCTTGCCAGAACAGTTGGCACGGTTTCTCAATGTAGGTAGGGAATACGCATTTTCACTTTTTCTTATGTTACCTTCGATTTTCAAACGGTCCTGTTTCTAAGATGTctgttaagtttaaaaaaacgtGGTTTTGCTAATTTAAAAgtgtaaaataaagttatttttaagtggTTCTTgtgaaataatattgtaaatatggATATTGATGACTCCTTTTCTGACAGGTATGCCTTAATATGCTTTAGATGTGcgttttaaagctaaaaaaaactattttaagtaatttagtgatcacttaagatttttttggtcagtgggttgtcttattttttatctataaaaatgtttaaaaatacatagttgTTGATTACTTTATAgtgatttttttgaaaataagttttgttatagtacctaacattaattaaaagcataattattaagttagtcTATCAATATATGGATAACTGGCTGTTTTCTCCATGTCCCAtcggaactactgcccgtaccgggataaaatatagcctatgttactcgggaagagtgtagcgccccaacagtgaaagaattttcaaaatctgtgcagtagtttcggagccttcatgACAAGCAAAAATAAGTTTCATCTTTGTTATATTAgtgtacaaaaatgaaatattattaaaattaaatagcagTGACATCATCTATTTTGTTCCTTCTCTGTTATTTTCCCTTCTACTGCATTTGAAaggttaaaataatttcataaatctgtagttctaaataaatataataaagatgaatttttgtgtgtttgttcaGTAGTTCCCAGTGAAACTGACGGAAAATAGCTAATTACTGATATCcccatagtttttttttgtcttttgagaattttgatgtacctacctatcaaaaaaaaaaatctatcattattatatttgttcACACTAATAAAGTGATAAAATATACTCTAGGAtaacatttcatcatcatcatcatctcagtaaaattaaaaatctctTAAACATATACCAGAATAACATATGTGTTAGTTTTTTTATCCACATGCAAGAAATAGAGCCCTCAGAATGTGGGTGTGACCACAGGCGGAAACTAGATGTCATATACATGTCATATGTACTTATGAACAAtacctattgttttattttcattttaccaACAAAAGGAAGTAGgtattttcagtatttgaaactgtaataaaatgtttcatcaTGAGGATAAATTATCGAATACTGACTATTCCCCATGGTTTCACTTATATTCTAGGAGAATTTCCTGCACCTGGAAAAAAAGTAGCAAATTAATTTTAGTCATTTCATCCATTATCACTTTTATATGGTATCTTTAAAGCAGcttattatttctgtttttacaaaaaacatttgtaaaactaatttggatacaaaaattataaatgttttaacaaaatgactagccgagatgtcataacgcaaaatctcctaagaaagtagcgcaacaacatgcggggcgagggtgacgaggaacgttactagctccacccttACGCTACTATGGGACCCGctcataattttcaaaataatatcaccaatctttgacagatcgGTTTTGACATGACAAgtaacctggggcccgattctcctaattttactcaagcgacatacgattcacatccgactgagatccaatcccgactcaattacgattgaagcgtatgtggcattccgctattttttcttttaaataaaagtttttatccttttctgtcattaattattttgtctgcaaatgatttacgattgcaatatgattgtagagcaaaataccgtatagaccaaaatcaccaaaatggcagaccaatcgaatatcgttggaatacgattggtcttttattagtagcagaatgcccgatatggttaaaactgctattgcaattcaattttgacattattaacttaggagaattgggcccctgaacgtctcgttagtactagtaactgatcacgcctaccttacgttgcttgagctacaagaagggacctaccttccttatggcatctccgctatcattCCTTCTTCATCATTCATTCCACCATTAACATTTCATTTCATCAGCTCAACACCGGATACAGACGACTCGTACACAACAATATCAGAAAATGAGACGTCAGACACCAGCGTACACAACAGCCTGTCAGAATTCCACTTGAGCACATCAGAATATTCTATTGTCATGGAAACGTCGTCAGAAGAATCGAGTGATGATGACCCTTCTTCTTCTGAAGAGTCAGACGATACAGAGATGGTTGATTCTGACTTACCCAATGATTTTGAATATAGATGGGTGTCTTTACATAATGCTATAACAACTATCATCTCGGCGGAATCTGAAGGACATGGGGTGATGGGCAATGGGCAATGGGTTGAGACGGCTACTTCGCTCGGTATGCCAAGAGATGGCGCTTTCTCGTCAATGGCTAGCTTCATGGGTAGGGTCGCTAATTTAGTCAGTgacaataagaaaaaaaagtgagtttttttaaaacgtttttgCTAATGTACCATGAACTGttagtgtagtttttttttaaccgacttcaaaaaaataagGAGTCAGGGCGAAATAAACACAGTTTTACAGACACCAACCTCTAGAGccatttcaaaagttttttcttGTTCCTTTCAGTGTTTTGTGAAGTTGGtctaagtttttttgtaaaaaagtctATTAATTGGcagaaactgtaaaaaaaatctatataaaaatgAGGAGAGCTAAGTTCATggtatatttaataaaaaaataaaattgtgatcgtcaaaattgaatagtatttatttcataaaaaggtgaagggtattttttttttgtatgtaacatttttaattttattaaaatatttacatagtttgtattttttgtttattacagGACTGAAAAtgaacaaatgaatattttaagaCAGCAGGCTTTGtaagattattttaaattaaatattaattacctactaaTGTGTTATTTTATGGTTTGTGTACTAACATTtctaaaaaatacttaagtaagTAGTATAGTATTTGCCTGgttttgaaatatgtttataaaatataacagtcttgccacaaaaacttaaacacctgttaaacacttgtctaaaataaGTTTCGATGCAAAACGGAcattatttcaacgtcataatctgtcattttttaaacaagtgttcaacagacgttttaAAGTGTTtgtggtacagtcaacttcatgtcagtggtaacagttttataggaaaatcgtacttattactattgagttaaggtgcatgacagttaccactgatgtgcggtctaccgtacgaCGGTGTCTGTCTGTAGACACCTAGGTCCCAGTTTTGAATACTGCGGACCGCACAagccgcgactgcatgaagtcggccgcagctgcactactggtttgtatgtacatgaaaccgttttggatcgaagcggcagcagcacgtgcagtcgccctcagatatcGACCGATTTCATGTAGTCGCTGCAAGTGCGGTCGGCAGGTAGCATTCAAAATGCACCTAagatgtgtattttttattataactaaTATTTTAGGATGATATTGTTCATAGTGTTTGCCTGTTTCAGAGATAATATTAACATagggttaatttttttttaagtactaacATTACGTTGTGTAACTGTCCTCTACTGGACTTAATTTGGAATCTGTATATGTGTGCGCGTATCTATAGAAGGCATGGTAAGCTATGCGTTAAGGGTgaatataatgaaaaatatagCTTAATGTTATGGAAGTaagtttgaaaattgaacggtGGTCGTTAGTAGaaaatctaaaattaattatctacaGTCAGTAttaaaagtagctgaacaaatcaaaattttcaaaagtcCTAAACACCGTGTCGTTGATAAGTTTAGGATAGTAAGTTAATATAAGGCGTTTGTCTTATTATGAAATTATGACTAACCATATATAACGTGGTTTAAAGAAGTACCCGCTTcagtaataagtaataataataagtccaaataaaatatcttgacttagcgcacgaggttgtcgccatgtgggatgtcgacacggctgttattgtgccgattgtcattacggccaatggtctaatagccaagagcctcgaccaacacctcaggaggctctcgttgggcggctggatcaagggattgattcagaaggcagtactccttgatacggcgcgtattgtgaggaggtttctgtctctgggaccctaaccaccggtaccttggaccctgtgcccgatatcggtggccatctattttttatatttttaaatgttttttttatttttttttgtaatctaatatttaaaaatataaattactagcttttgcccgcgacttcgttcgcattatatagtgacttccggcatatttttggtttgaccaatagatggcgctatatgtccggaataaattttattttttatttatatatatatttttttaataaaaactatcctatgtcctttctcaagttccaaactatgtctgtaccaaatttcacacaaatcgattcagtagtttaggcctgaagaaaagacagacagacagacagacagagttactttcacatttataatattagttaggatatgttgaaagacaaataaatgcacaataagtccactgattttgttcgggacggtggtttaaaggtggtacaaaagccggtacttttttataaaaaggtgGTTTTAGTTTTAAGCACTTTAGAAAATGAGGATTTTTTCAGCTACTTTTTCCATTTGGttagcatgaaataaaattgtaacccTTTTACCATATGCCTACACCTCTCGTCAATTAACTTTACCGCTCTGAAGTCACGCATGCGTAGTGGGTTTTATTCTTACATTTTGTTGACCATACAGTCACTTGTAGACAAATTCAGACAGGCAAAGAGATTGGACAAGAGCTgtacataatgtattttatgCATGTGATTTTCGGGtgtaaaataagtttaattacCTAATGTTTTGTTGAGAAAAATGAGAACCATAAGCTCTGAGGCCtgaattattaaaaagttatcCTCAGTAATTTATCAGAATTTGTTTTAAGATTATGTTCAAAAAGGGTAATTACTTCAAATCTTTGACTCACTTCTTTGACTTACAAAAATGTAGCACTTGAGTCTGAAAACAAGGAGTCAACGTTTCTACtataatatagttatcggcacgaatcttgagctctgacttacacctgcgcagaagtgatttattagcaaagaaccaatcccgagtgacggctatgacgcgatgcactgcgggccaatcaccgctttagcccgcccgcccgcctcacttcataccacaaaaggaacccaataaattacttctgcgcaggtgaaggtcagcgctcaagattcgtgccgatgtcTATATTAACTCTTTTCTCCTCAAAATTCCAGTCGCCAGCGCTCCTGGACCCTGGAAGAATGTTCCATCTGTTTCGAAGTGATGCTCCGAGACCAGGAAGTCATGTCACTACCCTGCTCTCACAACTTCCACTCCGAGTGCATCCTGCCGTGGCTGCAAGAGAAGCAGACCTGTCCTAACTGCCGGAAAGTGGCTGAATGATTGGTCCATATGTAAGTGTCTAGTCTTTTTAGggttcaaactcaaactcaatttttttttatttcaaataggcctataaaagctctttcgaaacgtcaaagttaggtgcacggttccaaagagttggtctcatggagaagaaccggcaagaaactccatggacactcgttcCGTagccaaagggtaaaacgagaccctattgttttcgctcctctgtccgtccgtccttccgtctgtcaccaggctgtatctcacgaATCGAGATAGTTGGAGAGCTGTAATTTTGTTGCcgataaaacaacaaatactgaaaactaggattaaataaatattctggggcccttcgtgcgcgagtccgactcgcacttgccggtttttttaatatctagcCTTTTCCTGAACTATGTACTCCAAAAGCAGTTTGCCGGCGTCCCGTGAGGACCGCCGCCGTgagtaccgggataaaatatagcctatgttacacgggaagagtgtagcaccccagcagtgaaagaatttttctaatcggttcttTAGGATACAAAAAAAGAGTTCGCTTTTTAATATGTAAGTTTAGATATCATCTGCCCAGCTACAGGagtgggcttccagtctaaccagatgcagctgagtaccactgtgccacatggagcgactgcctatctgatctccttaacccagttacccggccaacccaataccctctagtaagactggttgtcagacttattggtttttgactactcgtaacgactgccaaagtattgaaaattgaaataacCCTCGGGACCCACCGATTTCTCGCACAttcattctttattttttcttgtgttAATCAACGTAtgttaaccagtatattaacatatttaatttaatgtgattaggtttGACACATTTGTACAATCAAGGTTATGTCactatttaaatgttaaattaactcgatagataatatttttaatttcaaagcaCTGatactagggcatgcaataccggttaaccggtttcggttttaccggtaaatcgtcgattttcgcgattttttaattaccggtaaaaatattatgtaaccggtaatttaccggtttttacgtttttctgataaaatatagcaaatgttcatttaacgtcaaatcttcattatgtagccaTACACATACTGTACATGAACATAATGTAACATTGCGTAGGTACTTTACATGTTGTaggagtgttaaagttgctgttttttaggaaagtaaacttatgtggctccttaactatctctaggatAGATagaaatcttctttctcatcttaatttataatatctaaacaaattttatgcATTCGGTTATTTtgattttcctcatagctgtcagctcacattaggtaaaaatgtagcttatgcttattttacctactctatgaccttactgagcaagctctgaggacacggtggagcacacagttcaggtgtgcactgcctgggaagggtaccgccgtgtcgtcgtcgaggcaataggcagcggcgacctctcgcgtccgg from Helicoverpa zea isolate HzStark_Cry1AcR chromosome 29, ilHelZeax1.1, whole genome shotgun sequence includes:
- the LOC124643973 gene encoding E3 ubiquitin-protein ligase RLIM-like isoform X1; this encodes MSMSVREEERGKTTCPSRGLGIAAAAIGVGVGAALYYFFSKRPENPNSQGSTSDWNCEQQQAFSTPDTDDSYTTISENETSDTSVHNSLSEFHLSTSEYSIVMETSSEESSDDDPSSSEESDDTEMVDSDLPNDFEYRWVSLHNAITTIISAESEGHGVMGNGQWVETATSLGMPRDGAFSSMASFMGRVANLVSDNKKKKTENEQMNILRQQAFRQRSWTLEECSICFEVMLRDQEVMSLPCSHNFHSECILPWLQEKQTCPNCRKVAE
- the LOC124643973 gene encoding E3 ubiquitin-protein ligase RLIM-like isoform X2, giving the protein MDIDDSFSDSSTPDTDDSYTTISENETSDTSVHNSLSEFHLSTSEYSIVMETSSEESSDDDPSSSEESDDTEMVDSDLPNDFEYRWVSLHNAITTIISAESEGHGVMGNGQWVETATSLGMPRDGAFSSMASFMGRVANLVSDNKKKKTENEQMNILRQQAFRQRSWTLEECSICFEVMLRDQEVMSLPCSHNFHSECILPWLQEKQTCPNCRKVAE